The window GCTAGAATGTCAGCCAATCGCATCCCTTCCGACGTACCCGCCGGACACGTGGCTGTATGCGTCGGAACAAGCTCTCGGCGGTTCGTCGTCCGGGCCACTTACTTGAACCACCCGGTGTTCAAGAAGCTTCTGGTCCAAGCCGAAGAGGAGTATGGGTTCACCAATCAAGGTCCTTTGGCAATCCCTTGCGACGAGTCAGTTTTCGAAGAAGTTATCCGGTTCATCTCTAGATCCGAGTCTCCTAACTCGGGACGGTTCGTGAAATTGGACGACTTTCAAAGTTATTGTCATATCGGAATCAGAACTGGGCTGGATTTGTGGCCGGAATCTAGGCCTTTGCTTCATGGGTTGGCCGAAAAATCCATTTGGTAATGCGGGTGTTTTTGTAAATCCGTCTGAATTGGCAGCAACTTTGCAGATAAAGTGAAGAACATAAACAAGAACAACATCAAAAGGAGCGAGTCAAAGATCCAGATTTGACTCGGTTGAGTTACCCGAGATgggttgtaatttaaatttaatctaatctgggttttcattttttccccttttttttaaCCTTCCACATCCCACTTGCTACATATACACAAAAAAGGCAAGAGGATTTATGGAGggtttttctttgaaaagaaaaaacagagtGAAGTAAGTGTAATGTGAGTATTGGGGAACTTGTTTTAGCTCCGGAGAATGCTTATGGAGATGGCAAAAACTGGTGGAGGGATCAATTCACCATGTCGTCCCGAGCTCGAATCGGAGTCGGGGCGGAAccgagaaggaagaagaaaaacaacagAAAGTGTTGCTAATTCGGCCAGAGGTCTATTTTCTGTAAATTAAGTgattgatttcaaattattcaatGAGAAATTCTATAGaccaattccaattccaattccaattccaaatccaaatccaatGTGACTAATGatttatttagaaaaggaaaggtTGTAAATTAGTAATTGGGGCAGGGGAGGCTCCAATGGGAAGACATGTgcaatataaaataaacagaAGGGGCATATGTCCCATTTGCTCTGTTTCACCTGACTCCTTTTGTCTTTGTGACATTTCAAATGGGGGGATAGGGATAtactaaaaattcaattataatcttttatatattatacatacatgtatcaaaattttcatattttcttgttCTCATTACATGACATGTCCTTGTCTCATACTATAATCCATGTGTATATCTCAGACACTGCTCGTGCCCTTTTCCTGTACTgtaattttccttctttttcttttcaaccctGAAAAGTTTCTCactaaaatttgttttgaatttttcatcAACTTATTTCGCTTATGTGAAGAGTTAGTTTATCAACTCCCAAATTGTTTGTGTGAATCTGTTTTGCTGATAATTTTGCTTGGTTAAGGGCCAAAGAAATTTGgtacaaataaattatcatttttaattttcaatcttcaactttagaaagagaataataaatgTCAGCTatcaaagaattaaaaaaaaaaaaaaagaagaggaataGTATTAATTGCTTAAGTCAAGccaattagaaagaaaaattcttgCACAAATAATATATTCCAAGGGGTTTGAGTTTATGTAacgaaaataataattgatttatgTA of the Cucumis sativus cultivar 9930 chromosome 3, Cucumber_9930_V3, whole genome shotgun sequence genome contains:
- the LOC101216342 gene encoding auxin-induced protein 6B; the encoded protein is MSAGLGKCSKIRHIVRLRQMLRRWRNKARMSANRIPSDVPAGHVAVCVGTSSRRFVVRATYLNHPVFKKLLVQAEEEYGFTNQGPLAIPCDESVFEEVIRFISRSESPNSGRFVKLDDFQSYCHIGIRTGLDLWPESRPLLHGLAEKSIW